GACCACGACCGAGCCGATCACCCGGCGGCCGTTGACGGTGGTGCCGTTGGTGGAGCCGAGGTCCCTGAGGACCCACACACCGCCCTGCCGGCGCAGCTCCGCGTGCACGCGGGAGACCGTCTCGTGGTTCAGGCGCAGCCCGTTGGCCGGGTCGCGGCCGATGCGCAGCGGGTGGGTGTGCGCGGGGTGCGGCAGCAGCAGCTTGGGCAGCCGCTCGGCCTGCCAGGCCCGGCGCAGCCGTACGGTGAACCCGGAGACGGCCTCGACGGTGCCGAGGACCGCGCGGGAGAAACGGTTCTCGCGGGGCAGGTCGGCGACGAGGGCGGCCAGTTCGTCGGCGCGGCGGGCGGCCAGCGCCAGCTCCATGCGGCGCACGAACGTGTCGTGCGAGAGCCGGCCCATGGCGACGCCGTCCCGCAGCACCCGCAGCGCCTTGTCCCGTTCCGCGTCCGACAGCCGCGCGGGGTACGTGGAGAACTCGAAGGACGACGTCACGCTGGTGATTGTCGGGCAGTGGACCCCGGGTGTCCAGAAAACGGGGAATCGGCGCCGGTCTGCGGGTACTTCCACGACACCCGGCGGGAAAGGACGGATTCGACGCCTGATTGATCGTTCCGGCGGGCACGATGGGGACGCGGGACATCACGGTGAGCAGGCGAGAGATCACAGACGAAGGGGAACCGTCCGTGCAGTTCGAGGTGTGGGCACCGCAGGCAGACCGAGTGACGCTCCATTGCGAGGGCGGCGCGCGCGCGTTGGCGCGCGATCCCGAGCGCGCCGGCTGGTGGACGGGGGAGGCGGAGGCCGCGGACGGCACCCGGTACGGATTCGCGCTGGACGACGGTCCCGTGCTGCCCGATCCGCGCTCGCGCCGCCAGCCGGACGGCCCGGACGGGCTGAGCGCGGTGCTGGACCACGGACGGTACGCGTGGCGGGTGCCGTGGGCGGGGCGCGGGCTGCCGGGCGCGGTGCTGTACGAGCTGCACGTGGGCACGTACACCCCCGAGGGCACTTTGGACGCGGCCGCGGCCCGTCTGGAGCACCTGGCGGAACTGGGCGTCACGCACGTGGAGTTGATGCCGCTGTGCCCGTTCCCCGGGCGGCACGGCTGGGGGTACGAGGGGGTGTCGCTGTGGGCGGTGCACGAGCCGTACGGCGGCCCCGAGGCGCTGAAGCGTTTCGTCGACCGGGCGCACGAACTGGGGCTCGGGGTGGTCCTGGACGTCGTCCACAA
This genomic interval from Streptomyces sp. NBC_00557 contains the following:
- a CDS encoding DUF1707 and FHA domain-containing protein, with translation MTSSFEFSTYPARLSDAERDKALRVLRDGVAMGRLSHDTFVRRMELALAARRADELAALVADLPRENRFSRAVLGTVEAVSGFTVRLRRAWQAERLPKLLLPHPAHTHPLRIGRDPANGLRLNHETVSRVHAELRRQGGVWVLRDLGSTNGTTVNGRRVIGSVVVREGDQVAFGRVAYRLAAS